Part of the Vibrio penaeicida genome is shown below.
GAATTATCCTTTAAACAACCAGCCAAATAAATAAATGCTCAAAGCTATTCATTGCTTTGAGCATTTTCGTTTAGAGAGTAACTACGATTTACCTCTTTGAAGATTTGGCTCCATAGCAGAAAGGTGCGACTTGAGTTCATTAGCCCAATTATTTCTCACCACCTCATCAGTTAGGATTTTTTTAGAGTGATCTGCTCCAGCAAGACTGGACACTTCATTAAGCGACATTTTGCTGTTCAAAGTTAACTGGGCTTAGATACCCAAGAGCACTGTGCCTTCTCATCCGATTATAATCAACCTCAATGTACTCGAAGACCGTTTGGCGCATCTCATTTCTTGTCATGATCGGTTCGTATTGGATCGCCTCGACTTTCATAGAATGGAAGAAGCTCTCAACACACGCATTATCCCAACAGTTTCCTTTTCTACTCATACTTTGTTTTAGGTTATAAGCACTTATTATGTCCCTATAGTCTTTTGAGCAATACTGGCTACCTCGATCACTATGGACAGTAAACATGCTCAGGGAACCCTCGACGGAACAGAGCCATTGATAATGCATCGCAGACCAGAGTTGCCGTCATCCTCGTATCCATTGACCAACCGATCACTTGTCGTGAGTAAAGGTCGATGATGACAGCCAGATACAACCAGCCTTCGCTCGTGGCAAGATACGTGATATCTCCCGCCCATTTTTGATTCGGAGCCGTTGCGTTAAAGTCTTGAGCTAGCAAGTTCGGCGCTACGGGCATCTTATGCTTGCTATCCGTCGTACATTTAAACTTGCGTGCCGCTTTCGGCGTTAAATCCTGACGCTTCATACTGGCGGCAATGGTTTTAACATTACGGCTATCCCCATTCTCAGCTAGCTCTTTCTGGATGCGCCTTGAGCCATCACGCCCCTTACTATTGTCAAAAGCTTTTTTGACTTTTTCATCAAGCTTTTGGCGTATTGCCTCACGCTGGATACCTTGTGGCGATGCTTAATCCAGTAATAGAACCCACTTCGTGAAACTTCGAACACCTTAGCCATGCGGACCACATTGAAACACAGAAGGTGTTCTAGCATAAATTCATAGCAATCTACTTTAGATTTTTCGCGAAGTAGGTGGCGGCCTTTTTTACGATATCTAGCTCTTCAGCTTGCTCAGCCAATTGCCTTTTGAGCTTGGCGACTTCGGCAGCGAGATCTCTTTCACGCTGACTGGTACTGGTGTCTTTTTTAATTGCCTTACGCCAACCGTAGATCTGGGATTCATGCAACCCGAGCTGCCTCGCTGCCGCAGCAACTCCCACTTTCTCTGATAGCTTCAAAGCTTCTGCCTTAAATTCAGGGGAATGTTTAATTCTAGTTTTTTTGTTAGTTGTCATTGTTCACCTCGTTAGTGATTGTACTCACTTAACTTGGTGTCCAAAACTGTTGGGGCGGATCAAATTTCAACTTAGCAAGATATTCCCAAGGGGTCAGGTCACCCAGCGAGCTGTGGGGACGTTCATCGTTGTATTCTCGAACCCAGTTTTCTGTTAGCTCACGTACCTCTTTTAACGTTCTGAACACATACATGTTGAGTATTTCATCTCGATAGGTCCGGTTGAACCTTTCAACAAACGAGTTTTGTGTGGGCTTGCCTGGCTGTATGAATTCGAGTTGTATGTCATGTTGTTCCGCCCATTCAGCTAAAGCCGTTGAGATAAACTCTGGACCGTTATCCATACGTAACTGACTCGGATAACCTCGCCAGGCGACGATGCGTTCCAACACGCGAACAACTCTTTGAGCGGGAAGATTCAAGTCAATTTCAATGGCCAGCACTTCACGGTTAAAGTCATCGATAACATTGAACGTCCTGAAGCGTCTACCACACATCAGTGAATCGCTCATGAAATCCATTGACCAACATTGATTGAACGTTTCTGGCACACAGAGAGGGGCAGGCTCTCTTGTTGGTAGCCGCTTCTTTCCACGACGGCGCTTATTCAACTTCAGTTCGCAGTAGAGTCGATGCACTCGTTTGTGGTTCCAGCGATACCCCCATCGCTTAAGCACTTTGAATAACATGCCAAAACCATATGCAGGATAACGTTCAACGGCTTCTTGCAAGGCGGCAATCACAGGGGCATCTCGGTGCTTATCTGGTCGATACCGATAGACCGAGTCACTGATGCCGACTAAACGACAAGCCCTACGCAGACTCACACAGTGACAATTATTGACGTAATCCACCCACTCTCGCCGAATCGTGGGCTTTACAGCTTTTTTTCGACGATATCCTTAAGGATTTTATGGTCGAGGCTCAGTTCAGCAAACATTTGCTTCAGGCGTCGGTTTTCATCCTCAAGCTCCTTCAGTCGCTTCACGTCTGAGGCTTCCATGCCGCCGTACTTGGACTTCCAGTTGTAGTAAGTGGCATCTGATATGCCATACTCTCGGCAGACCTCTTTGACCAACCTGCCAGCCTCAACTTCTTTCAGAATCTTGACGATTTGCGTTTCTGTATAGCGTGATTTTTTCATCAGTGTTCTCCATTTGGTTTAGTTTAAACCGAAGAACTCTAATTCTAAATGTCCCTAGTTTAGGGGATGATTACAAAGATATAACACGTGTGACCAGACACTTAAAAGATACGGATCATCATCTAACTCATCACCATGCCACCCCCAACCCAGCCAAATGCTGTCGTTAAAATAGATACCATCAGAACAAAGAATAAGATTGTCGCCGTTAAACACAGCCCACGAAATGTCTTCTTCTTCAGATTTTCGATCTGTATGCGACCACACATCATCATTCAAATCTGTTGGTGGACTCCAAGAGTGCGTTTTTACGTAGCCATTCAACCTAAATTTTCTAAGCTCATCTTTCTCGTTTTTATCGAGTTGGCTATAGCGTGTAAACCGGAGTGAACTTGGTAATTCAGTATCTAAGAGATTATCAATACTGCTATTCGTATCAATTTTTGGGCAGTTGCAGGGATCAATGAAAAACCTTGGCTGTCTGTGAACAACTTCTGTTTTTCAACATCAGCTTCTTTAATCAGAATTTGTAATGGGTTGGCTTCTTTACCTCTATGACGCTTTAGTCCTTCAAGCAAAATGGAGGTAATTTCTTGTTCCCAACCTGGAACCGCAAGGTAGAGGTGATCAAATTTCGGATGAATACCATTCTTGATCGCCGAGGCGACACCAAGGATTTTTCCTTCACTTTCTAGATATAGCGTTTCACCGTACGGGCTATTTGGTTCACACAGAGGAATTCTGTCTAACTCATTTGAGTCTTGAAAAATATTCAGCCTTTCTCGACTACTTTCTTCAAATTGTATCGGTTTCAAAATATATCCTTTGGCAACCTTTGATACAGCAACCATCAATGTACAATAGATGAAATATTGCACAACACACAGAAAACTCACTGCGAAAAAATTCCAACTGTTGTCTGTCTACTTAAAATTTTTAACTAGGTGTCGCTTTTAATTTGAATTGACCACCACTTGGGTTTACTTGATACATACGAATGAGACTTGGGATGTAATTCCTTTCGGTTGGGGGAATCAAAAGACCCAAGCACTAACGCAACAACTGGTTCATCATCAATCGCTCCAAGCGTGCTTCCACAAACAACGCAGAAGCTCCTTGATGAATAATCCGATGTTCTCCAAAGGTTGGGCTCGCCTCCAGGTCCATCCCATGTAACATTATCTTTACTAAATTCAACCCATGCTTGAGTCAATGAACCTGAGTGGCGCTGGCAGAACTTGCAGGAACATGTGTGAGGGTTATTCGGAGTGCCAATTGCAGTAAAACGAATGCTACCGCACAAACATCCACCCTTGTGTATTTTTGACATTTTCTAACTCCCAAGATAAGTAATGTAAGCACTTGAAAACTATATAAACAGCAAATCCAACATAACCACATATACCACGTGTAGAGCTTCTTTATTCAGCTTTTTTTAGCCACTTCATTACTCTGTGAGCGATTTTGTGAGAAATGATAAAAATGATTCTAGTGGATAATGTTCCAATATCAGTTGGCATTCATATTCGTGTTTTTCATAAAAAGGTTTCGCCTGAACACTCACCGTATCAACCAGATTTCAATTCTGCGAGCTAAACACTACACCAGCGTAAGCTTAAAGTACCTCGCTTAAGCTATCTGCTTAGAGCGTTTTTTTTTATTGTTGCTGCGACGTCATTATGTTTTTAGACATGTCGTACCCTGTAGTCATAAACCCAATTTCCTCATATAACTTGAGGGCTCGCTTGTTATTGTAAGCAACTCGCAAGTTAATCCTTGCAATATCCAAGGCTTTGAGATGACACTCTAATTCCAAAATTGCCTGAGTTCCAATACCTTTGCCCCTATGAAGATCCAATACATAGAAGTCATATAGATAAGTGGAACCGTCATCTGTATTAATTGAGTGCCACAGATACCCAACCACCGTTGGCTTACTGTCTATTGTAACCTCAATACACAACAAATCATGGTTAGTGGTTTCCAGACCTTCTGGTAAACTCCGGCTTAAATCTTTTCGTGCCTTTTCGATGGCAAGATTTATTGGAAGGCTGTAGCTTTCCGAAATATCCTTTCCGTAGTCATTGATGAATATTTCGCTGTAGTCTGAGTACTCTTCTTCTGACATTTTTCTTAGAGTAACCATATTAACCTCTAGATAATAGCTAAATACGCACAGGAATATAACACCCGCTTAAGTGGCTGCCAACGCACAAAACAAGTCGCCGCATGACGCCTTAAACACTAAATTCACCGCAAACCAACAAAACCACGCGTTGGTTTGTAGTTTTAAGCTTTGACTATGGGTGTAGTCAACACCTTAAAACCATTGGCTGGTATCGGATTCCATTTTTCACTTGTTCACTATCAATCGGTTGAAAGCCTAGACGTTTGTAGAAACCTACAGCATTAACGGATGCTTTCAGTTCAATGCTTAATGCCCCACTACGTTTTTGCATTTCACGTATCAAGCCCGTTCCAATCCCTTTCCCCTGACTCGTTGAGCAAACGTATAGCTGGGCTATATAATTGCTTCGCCTCCAAGCGATATAACCCACCAATACACTGTTGCTACCCGCTTTTACTGATGCATAGATATTTGCATTCGTAACTTGCTCAATATCTGCTTTACGAGCACATCGCATAGCTTTCTGACCCGTTGAATTTAGGCAAGGAATGACAAACTCTTCGTTAACAGCCTCACCTAACGCTAAGATGGATTGGTGGTCACTTTGAGTTACAGGTTCATAGGAAATATCCATTTATCCTCCTAACGCTGGTGTACCTTACAAAATAGACGCGCGTTTCTTTGGTCCGTTTGAGCTGTTGTCGTGTTTATTTTGCCAAGTATGCCTGAATAGTTATTGTATTAACGTGGCATACGTTTGACGAGACAGAAATATCTTCCACGCGCCAGTCAAGATAGCCTTCTTTAAATACAGAGACTTCATAAGTTCCTTCACGCTCATACGCGCCGAGTAAAGCTGTAGAATCGTCACATCCAGAGCCAGATGGATTCTTTACTTTATCGAAAAAATCACCATCACGAATTACACTTGAAGCTCCACATGAGATATGGAGCCCTGTTTCTTTATCTATAACTTCAACCTTAATACCCGGCTCAACATAGCCGCTACATGCTATAACTTCACCATCAGAGGTAGTTTTAAAACCACAACCTGATAAAAATATACAGCTACATACCAATACCTTAAACAAAGTATTATTCATAATCTCCCTCAATAAACTGGTGTATCCAGCAAAAACCTAGAAATGCCGCCTCTTAAAAAATAACTCGCTCATATTTTTCAAATCCATTGAAATCCTATTTACTACGATAAAAATGCGAGTGCACAGCCCCCTAAAATACAAATGTCACTGCAAGCCCAAAATACTACACGTTGTTTGTCGATTTGAAGCTTTTGTTAGCCGCTAACTTCCAAAGGCTACCGCTTACTCAACAAGAACTTACGCAAGTTTCTCTCTGCACGCATAACAAACAGAATAGACACTTTGTCACCGTCTTGTTTATAGAAAACACGACATGGATTAACGACAACTTCACGATAACTTAAATGCTCTAATTCGGGTGGAATACGACCTGACTCTGGGAAAGTTTGTAGACGTTCGACTCTGGAGAAGATCGTTTGTACTAACTGCTTTGCCGCAACAATATTTTCAAGTGCGATGTATTCAGCGATATCATTGAGGTCAGATAACGCTGGTTCAGTCCAGATTACTTCAGCCATTTTGACATTTTGTCCTTGGCTTCATCATGACTTACCACTTTACCGTCAGCTAGTGCACGCTCACCTCGC
Proteins encoded:
- a CDS encoding GNAT family N-acetyltransferase, with translation MDISYEPVTQSDHQSILALGEAVNEEFVIPCLNSTGQKAMRCARKADIEQVTNANIYASVKAGSNSVLVGYIAWRRSNYIAQLYVCSTSQGKGIGTGLIREMQKRSGALSIELKASVNAVGFYKRLGFQPIDSEQVKNGIRYQPMVLRC
- a CDS encoding GFA family protein → MSKIHKGGCLCGSIRFTAIGTPNNPHTCSCKFCQRHSGSLTQAWVEFSKDNVTWDGPGGEPNLWRTSDYSSRSFCVVCGSTLGAIDDEPVVALVLGSFDSPNRKELHPKSHSYVSSKPKWWSIQIKSDT
- a CDS encoding type II toxin-antitoxin system RelE/ParE family toxin, with translation MAEVIWTEPALSDLNDIAEYIALENIVAAKQLVQTIFSRVERLQTFPESGRIPPELEHLSYREVVVNPCRVFYKQDGDKVSILFVMRAERNLRKFLLSKR
- a CDS encoding IS3 family transposase (programmed frameshift), translated to MKKSRYTETQIVKILKEVEAGRLVKEVCREYGISDATYYNWKSKYGGMEASDVKRLKELEDENRRLKQMFAELSLDHKILKDIVGKKAVKPTIRREWVDYVNNCHCVSLRRACRLVGISDSVYRYRPDKHRDAPVIAALQEAVERYPAYGFGMLFKVLKRWGYRWNHKRVHRLYCELKLNKRRRGKKRLPTREPAPLCVPETFNQCWSMDFMSDSLMCGRRFRTFNVIDDFNREVLAIEIDLNLPAQRVVRVLERIVAWRGYPSQLRMDNGPEFISTALAEWAEQHDIQLEFIQPGKPTQNSFVERFNRTYRDEILNMYVFRTLKEVRELTENWVREYNDERPHSSLGDLTPWEYLAKLKFDPPQQFWTPS
- a CDS encoding GNAT family N-acetyltransferase, translated to MVTLRKMSEEEYSDYSEIFINDYGKDISESYSLPINLAIEKARKDLSRSLPEGLETTNHDLLCIEVTIDSKPTVVGYLWHSINTDDGSTYLYDFYVLDLHRGKGIGTQAILELECHLKALDIARINLRVAYNNKRALKLYEEIGFMTTGYDMSKNIMTSQQQ